In Triticum urartu cultivar G1812 chromosome 6, Tu2.1, whole genome shotgun sequence, the following proteins share a genomic window:
- the LOC125512148 gene encoding CBS domain-containing protein CBSX5-like, translating to MAASILSHVVSDLCIGKPAVRVLPPSTPIAAALATLRAGADPFVFVDAAPPDAKKAAALSVVKVSVAEILCYVCGDGGNLGDPAAALRRPVSVLTAVVGDHGVTRRVDPQTSLLDAIDALLANNSHSLLVPLHARARKKHHHASAGYCVLTQQDIVRHLFGSISLFAPVAALSVASLGLVRRDDAHAVHVDDDALDAIPLLQRSIGHGTAVAVVADDDALVGEICPGVLGSCDDVESVSAAFAALSAGDAMTYIDCYFSPPEFLLRSIRAELTDKGLHAMCDLMDAAYTTDVAALSSSSTSSDEECLPLAPARRARKMSSGSFRWRSTEDVAACHAGSSLVAVMAQALAHRVGHVWVVDELTGALVGVVSCADVLAVLRDHLRPECYADDL from the exons ATGGCTGCGAGCATTCTGTCCCACGTTGTCTCCGACCTCTGCATCGGCAAGCCGGCGGTGCGTGTGCTGCCACCGTCGACTCCCATCGCGGCGGCCCTCGCCACGCTCCGCGCCGGCGCCGACCCGTTCGTCTTCGTGGACGCTGCACCCCCGGACGCGAAGAAGGCGGCCGCGTTGTCCGTCGTCAAGGTCAGCGTCGCGGAGATCCTGTGCTACGTCTGCGGCGACGGCGGCAACCTCGGCGACCCCGCGGCCGCGCTCCGCCGGCCCGTGTCCGTGCTCACCGCCGTGGTTGGCGATCACGGCGTCACCCGCCGAGTGGATCCACAGACGAG CCTGCTCGACGCCATCGACGCGCTGCTGGCCAACAACTCGCACAGCCTGCTCGTCCCGCTCCACGCCCGGGCCCGAAAGAAGCACCACCACGCCTCCGCCGGCTACTGCGTGCTGACGCAGCAAGACATCGTCCGGCACCTCTTCGGCTCCATCTCCCTCTTCGCCCCGGTCGCCGCGCTCTCCGTGGCCTCCCTCGGCCTCGTGCGCCGGGACGACGCGCACGCCGTCCACGTCGACGACGACGCGCTCGACGCCATCCCTCTCCTGCAGAGGTCCATCGGGCACGGCACCGCCGTGGCCGTCGTGGCGGACGACGACGCGCTCGTCGGAGAGATCTGCCCGGGCGTGCTCGGCTCCTGCGACGACGTCGAGTCCGTGTCCGCCGCCTTCGCCGCGCTCTCGGCCGGCGACGCCATGACGTACATCGACTGCTACTTCTCGCCGCCCGAGTTCCTGCTCCGCTCCATCAGAGCCGAGCTCACGGACAAGGGGCTTCATGCCATGTGCGACCTCATGGATGCCGCCTACACGACGGACGTTGCAGCTCTGTCGTCGTCGTCAACGTCATCTGACGAGGAGTGTTTGCCGTTGGCGCCTGCGAGACGCGCGAGGAAGATGTCGTCGGGAAGCTTCCGGTGGCGGTCGACGGAGGACGTGGCGGCGTGTCATGCTGGGAGTTCGCTGGTCGCCGTCATGGCCCAAGCGCTCGCGCACCGAGTCGGGCATGTTTGGGTCGTCGATGAGCTCACCGGCGCTCTAGTCGGAGTCGTCAGCTGCGCCGATGTGCTTGCTGTGCTCCGGGACCATCTCCGTCCAGAGTGCTATGCAGATGATTTGTGA
- the LOC125513834 gene encoding uncharacterized protein LOC125513834: protein MVDHADFISNFRAESICTLPSIQCPVAMHTESEASFHQSVISVNEDEPFLEFPATGTEPESLVIQGVDHNFLTEDGATVIEDIVVSDSDFSDSDYDIDEGDDDLYDDNIDFDVDEEAEEEEDDVEVDDYLLDEEDLNLPIEEAEQLRYKFTAFNSKVNMVAPAFKVGMVFADVKELRLAITAYSVKNRVQIKKLKNDKTRIEAVCERGCPWWLKAGKDNMTGGFVIKAYYGEHICQKKWKIRQMTAKFLCQYFIDEFRDDQKMSLGTFSRKITKDSM from the coding sequence ATGGTTGACCATGCAGATTTCATCAGCAATTTCAGGGCTGAATCCATATGCACATTGCCATCAATTCAGTGCCCTGTTGCAATGCACACTGAAAGTGAAGCATCTTTCCACCAGAGTGTAATTTCTGTCAATGAAGATGAGCCATTTTTAGAGTTTCCTGCAACTGGAACAGAACCTGAAAGCTTGGTTATACAAGGTGTAGATCACAATTTTCTTACCGAAGATGGAGCAACAGTAATTGAAGATATAGTTGTTTCTGACTCAGATTTCAGTGACAGTGATTATGACATAGATGAGGGGGATGATGATCTTTATGATGACAATATTGACTttgatgttgatgaagaagctgaggaagaagaggatgatgtGGAGGTAGATGACTATTTGCTTGATGAGGAAGATCTTAATCTGCCCATTGAGGAAGCAGAGCAGTTGAGGTACAAGTTTACTGCCTTCAATTCAaaggtgaacatggttgcccctGCCTTCAAAGTTGGGATGGTCTTTGCTGATGTGAAGGAGCTTAGACTTGCTATTACTGCATATTCTGTTAAGAACAGAGTCCAGATCAAGAAGTTAAAGAATGACAAAACTAGAATAGAGGCTGTTTGTGAAAGAGGTTGTCCATGGTGGCTAAAAGCTGGGAAGGACAACATGACAGGTGGATTTGTAATCAAGGCTTACTATGGAGAGCACATTTGTCAGAAGAAATGGAAGATAAGGCAGATGACAGCTAAGTTTCTGTGCCAGTATTTCATAGATGAGTTCAGGGATGACCAGAAAATGTCACTTGGTACATTTTCAAGAAAAATCACCAAGGATTCAATGTGA